From one Eptesicus fuscus isolate TK198812 chromosome 21, DD_ASM_mEF_20220401, whole genome shotgun sequence genomic stretch:
- the LOC103297588 gene encoding 60S ribosomal protein L32-like, whose translation MAALRPLVKPKIVKKRTKKFTRHQSDRYVKIKRNWRKPRGIDNRVRGRFKGQILMPNIGYGSNKKTKHMLPSGFRKFLVHNVKELEALLMCNKSHCAETAHSVSPKSRKATAERAAQRAIRVTNPSARLRSEESEQTDCVHIVYVLIKS comes from the coding sequence ATGGCTGCCCTCAGACCCCTCGTGAAACCCAAGATTGTCAAAAAGAGGACCAAGAAGTTCACCCGGCACCAGTCAGACCGATATGTCAAAATTAAGCGGAACTGGCGGAAACCCAGAGGCATTGACAATAGGGTGCGTGGAAGATTCAAGGGCCAGATCTTGATGCCCAACATTGGCtatgggagcaacaagaaaacaaagcacATGCTGCCCAGTGGCTTTCGGAAGTTTCTGGTCCATAACGTCAAGGAGCTTGAAGCGCTGCTGATGTGCAATAAATCTCACTGTGCTGAGACTGCTCACAGTGTCTCCCCAAAGAGCCGCAAAGCCACTGCGGAAAGAGCAGCCCAGCGGGCCATCAGAGTCACCAATCCCAGTGCCAGGCTGCGCAGCGAAGAAAGTGAACAGACAGATTGTGTGCACATTGTATATgtgttaataaaatcataa